One Anguilla rostrata isolate EN2019 chromosome 15, ASM1855537v3, whole genome shotgun sequence genomic window, ctgatatgtTCCTCCTCTTCAAGGGCCCATCACAGTGGCATtcagattcattcattcattcattcattcattcattcattcattatccAGCCTTCTCTCTTGTTGATTCTTCTATTCCAGGTGATCAATTTTTACCTGAACTTGGTGATGTCTCGCAGTGAGCAAGGTGGGGGCCGGAAGGTGTACGCCTTCAGCACCTTTTTCTTCCCCAAGCTGCgtggggggggtcacacagCCGTGCGGCGATGGACCAAGGCTGTGGACCTCTTCCTCTATGACATCATCCTGGTGCCGCTGCACCTTGGAGTCCACTGGTCTCTTGCAGTGAGtggctactttttttttttttacatttaaatgaaagggAAAGTATTGGCCATgttaccaccccccccaattAAACATAGACAATGAAAATAGTCACTTTTAATGAATGCTAAAATTGGACTTTCAACTtatgacatcattatttttatgattaaccCAATATAACTGAATTGAGCTCTttaagcataataataataataatacacttgtAGTAGTGTTCCTCGCATGAAAAGTGCATGCAGATAATACTCAGAGTATACTGATGACAGTAATATGTGAGATTTACATATTTTGTCTCTAATCCAAAGGTGATTGACCTCAAAGCAAAGTCTGTGAAGTATTATGACTCTATGGGCCAAAGACACGATGACATCTGCAGCCTTTTGCTGTAAGTGCCAGACCATGGGCTTTAGAGTTGATATTAACTGTGGAACTTAATTATTCAGTGCTGTAATGAGAACTCTGACtcagcagaaatgtttttacgCCGATCCCCTCCTTCTTCCCAGGCTTTACCTGAAGGATGAATACAAGGCCAAGAAGAGCAAAGATTTGGATGCGTCCAAGTGGATCGTATCCAGCTTAAAGTCCAATGTAATTGCGAAACCCATTTGTAGTGGAAATGAGAAGAAATTAAATTTTGCTTTGGTCATATCTCGTGATGCTCagtagtatttttttcttctttttttccggCTGTGCCCACAGGAGATTCCTCAACAGAACAACGGCAGTGACTGTGGCGTCTTTGCCTGTAAATACGCTGACTACATTGCACGCGGGCAGCCCCTTACTTTCAAACAGGTACTTACTGTTACCTCCCGTTTACACTGAGATGCATTGTCCTGGGATTTCATTTGTTAGTAGGATTAGTCGTAATCTGAGCGCTTGTTTACTGGGCACTTGCATGTAGGGGAAGTGGAAAGAAAAtcatgcactgtatgtacagtatgcttaACGTCAAACAGCCAAATGTTGCACGTTTGCAAGAGCACCTCTGTGGCAGTCTTGACATGCACGTGCATCTTCAGGTACCACAACCACTTACAATTGCCAAACAGCATGTAGCACACTTTGCTGTACGCATCATTTTGCAGTGAGAACTAAGCTGACTTGGCATGTTGATTCCTAGTTGGGTTGTGAACACGGATTGCAGAAATGGAGGTGATGGTTAAatggtctgtttttctttataatttatttcagtgaagTTGAGAAGTAGAGAAATACAAAGAATACAATGTcgaccaacaaaaaaataagatacATTTCTGTCAACTCGGCTCAGCAATTTCTTAAACTGtcaggagattttttttattcctacCTAGTGTGCACTCTAGACAATGCAGCCCTCCCACAAGACTCATTTTCAGGTTTCAGTACGAAATATAGATCTAAATTATTTTCACAAGGAAATGGCACTGAAATGTCACTGGATGAATTGTTGTGATGACCGTTTGACATGTGGCTTGATGCAAAGCCTGTCGACCTCTTGTTGGCAACCTCGTGCAAGAAAATGCGTGGAAACTAGTCTTAAGTGGCGGCACTAGTCTTGAGAGAATTTTGTAAAGGTCCTGCTGTACTAGTATATTAATTCTGCAGAACCATTTGTCCTATCCTTTCAAAGAATGACTGTCTCTGGAGTTtgattttccctttttcccctctccctcagtcccACATGCCGTACTTTCGGAACAGAATGATCTGGGAGATCCTAAACCAGCAGCTGTTGTAGGAAACCGggtgtctcccccccccaggcagtAAGCAGTCCAAGCAACAATGACGGTCGTGACCAAAACACAGAACCACCAAGACGATGCGTGCTGCGTTGTCCTCAATcgcacaactttttttcttttttttctattcctcTGCACGTGGAAAATGATAAGctattgttaatttatttaaaactctATTTGTGAAAGCTGCAATTTTCCTGaaatgtttagtttttgttGAAAACATTCAATCTTCATTGGAGTTGTCAGAGAGGGTCATTTTACTGGAAATATGATGCAGGTATACTTAATGTCAGCTTTGGCTTTATGCACTACATTTTTAAGGTAGTATGGGAAGGCTTGGTAGTGTTTGAACATGTACCCCAAGACTAGTCGATAGATAAGTGCATTAATTTGTATGTTAAAAGTATTTGAAGcgaggaaataaaacaaagcaatagAATAACAAATGTATGACCTTGTGGTACTTGTACTCCCAAATTCTTGAAGCAGGAAATTTGGTCTTACTTAATTTTTGTtgagagtgtgtctgagtgcctGTGTAGAGACATGGGCCTTTGTGCCTTAACTGAACAGATAATAAACATGCAAGAGAAAatagtttcattcatttatcatttatggCATACACCAGTAATATGGGCACCAACTGGGGGCCAATTAGGCCTGTTTAACTTATTATTTCTGATGACTTGaattacactttttttctgtctgcagcTCCTGCCTGTATCTGTAACTAGTGAGAAATGCTCTTTAATGAACTGCTATTTATTTCACGTTTTTGAAGGTTTGCCTCTGTCTTTCTTTgaataggattttttttcaggcatttCTTCAACTAGATGTGGTTGTTACAGCGGTTCATCTGCCATTGTATTGTAAAATGAAAGCTTAACAGGGCACAGTGACAAAGTTGGATGTTTGGGGAGTTAGTTTCTATGCTAGATGATGCCACAGAATTCAGCATCAATAGGgccaagcttttttttaaacttgttatTCCTAAATAtgaagtatttatttgaaagtgatctatttttttctcttgcataaatatgtttgtgttcttaagtgtatttttgttttgacttccATTAAAAAATTCTTGCATAGTCTGAGGGCTGCCCGTATTGAATGTAATTATGTTGATTCACAATATCAGTATAAAACAAAGACTGTGTCTCTGTCTAAGCATCATATTTGTATGCATCTATCTATACATTTCTGTTGTCGTATTTTTGCAAGTAATAAAAGAAAGGCAAACAAGTGGTCTTTCATGTGTTTGCTTGTAACTGCATGAATTTTCCAAAGTGGGGATACCGCAGAATCTCTTTCAGCAATAGATTACAAAAATACCTCATTATTATGATGAAAGGTGGCACGTTTGGCGTACGAAATTTAGATACCGTTTTTATAGACTGTGTGTATTTTGGTAAGAATGACTTTAACTTTACCCTTTTTAATCTTGAGGATGTTTACACAAAATAActaaaagttttaaatatgtaataatgtgtgaatatgtgagTATAAAATTGTATAGGAACTACCTCAGTAGTAGAGCACAAAGTATTTTTGACTAATGCCTGTGAAAAAAATCATGAGCCTAGATTGGATGAATGACCCAGTTTCCTTATTGGACTGTTTGGACTAAAGAATAGAGGTGACATTTACTTTGTGTGCTCAAGGTAAATTAGATATTTTGTGAATGCAAATAAGCCCAGGAACTGCCAATATGTTTTGTACCAGTGTCAACGGGTACTGGGGTCCGTTTGGGATAAAGCAAACCTCCAAAAGCCTATTTAGCAGACCGTAAAAACTTCTGGTGCTCCCCAAATGGAATGGAAAGAAGTGTATGCAGGGTCATAGCGATGAATTCAGggtaccatttttttttttttttttagctttgggCCCCTAGAATTGTCACCAGCTTTCACTCCACAGGTGACATCCCTGGCTGGTTCTCTGACATCCCCCAGCATATATCTTCATCCCCTTTTACAACAACAATTTCCCGACAGGACAATTATGAggaactagaaataccgccttgcggttgtatgcctccgccaaccagtagccaatGCTCTGTTTGACcgtttggatataaaatatcATCACTTTATTtgattagacatttgtgtgaaacattgtcataatcagcatatgaattcttgagttatggccaaaaacgtgttttgtgaggtcacagtgaccttgacctttgaccaccaaaatcgaatcagttcatccttgagttcAAGCGGACGTTTgagccaaatttgaagaaattccctcaaggcgttcctgagatatcgcgttcacgagagaATGGGACGGACGTGAGGTCatagtgaccttgacctttgaccaccaaaatctaatcagttcatccttgagtccaagtggacctgtgtgccaaatgtgaagaaattccctcaaggcaaaaacgtattttgtgaggtcacagtgaccttgaccacCAACATCTAATCAGTTTGTCCtggagtccaagtggacgtttgtgccaaatctgaataaattccctcaaggcgttcctgagatatcccGTTCACGAGAAtcggacggacggacaacccgaaaacataatgcctccggccatgGCTGTGCCGTCGCCGAAGCATGAAAAGCGGGTCACTCCAATAGCGGTTGCCAGTGGATAGACGGATGACTCCTGGATtgcactctgtgctctctcCCATATCACCATCTCACAACGCTACCTCCAGGGTCTCCACAATGAAACAGATTTGCGCTTCCACAAAACAAACCGCCCGTGGAAGACTACGCGTGGCCAGATTAAGTTTGCAGTTTACAAGTGAGGAAATCTTAGTCACATGGGAGTTTTGTAAATACAGTCCTTCCAACCAAACAGGCCAAGATAGGCAGGGGTGTCAACAGATTGTGCCATTAAAATTCTAAACATATGATTTTACCTCGGTCTCTGTATACTGTTTAAGTTCATGactatctttttattttcactcttACTCCTCTCAATACAAATTTGCACACTTCTCTTAATATTTTAACCGTCCGTGGTTTTTGGCATATCGCCGATATGTTTTAATGTACAAAACACTGCGCGCGTTTTATTCATCACAATTCGTCACTTCCGCTGGTAGTATGTTACATCCGTGTGGAAGAGAAAGGAGCGAGGAGGCAGTTGGAGAACGGGCAGTCTCGCTGTCATATAAATTCGTTGTAAATAATCTCAATCAAGAGGATATGAGCGACAACGAGAAGGATTTCGTTGAGCGGGTGCGTAAAgtgatgtttttattaaagaagGTTTCAGGTTTGTTCTGTAGCAGTTAGCTAGATGGTATCCTCATTTCTTTTCATTGGGAAACATCCTCGTCGCcatttctgttttcatgttAAGATCACAGGCCTTGATAATCGACTTCGCAGGCTGTCATTTGGGGCTTGGTTTTTTGAAGTCGTCAGTTACAGAATCTTGACGGTTTCGCCCAACTATCCCATACCATAAGATAGTATTTTGTTATATCCAACATTACTGCCAGATGCGGCCTAATCTAGTTGCCGCTAGTGTAGCTAGCGTATAGCAACTTAAGGCTAGCTATATCTAGggaacgttagctagctaactagtttaTTTATGCGCTTAGcaaaattgtgttaaaatacTAGCTTACACAAACTATTATTTGTTATTCTTGATTAATACTTGATACGTAATGTTGGTTAGCTATGTTCTTGCTGAGCAAGTAAGTTAATGCTTGCATGCCGTAACGGCAGTCTAGCGTGCAACCGTAATCGGATGTTTATTTTGAAGCGCCTTGGTTTGCACGAGCGTAATGAACTGCTTGGGGTCAtggtttctcatttttaatggctCTGGTGCTGTTCCGacataaattgaaaaataaacttaagAATTGATGTTTATTAGTCATTTATATTGCAGATATAATAGATTAAATTGTAAGTGGGGGAGCAGAGACGAAGGAAGCTACAAAGCCGGATTTTGCTGTCATACTGCTTCACAACAAGGTTCGTGTGAAATAGTGACTTGCTGACGTTAAAGGGACACCTTCGGTCAATTAATTTTTACCTATCACTAAATGTATCGATAAACTTTATTTAGCGAAATTTAGACTAAATGAAACTAATTACTCGATAAATTGTCCGCGATTCATAGGCGTATATAGACCGTCTCAATAGGAGAAAGGTAAGTTCacattgttttttgagtttcaTTTAGCTTTAAGATATGTAGGCAGAGTAACACGAAAGAGTCGTAATTGCTACTTCAATGTTAGCCAAATGTTATAACGCTGATCTATTGCATAACCTGCTTGAGAACCAAAATAATGAGTATTGTGCGCTTAGGATCATCAAACGTTCGCTGACTATCCGAGTAGACGGCAAGCAACGGATTTTATCCAGATTTAAAGTGCTGTTATAGTGTTTAACATCCAATTTACATTTCCCACTAAcgttagtagtagtagtagaccATAGTAGTAGCCTCACTGTTACAAGGTCAGTGGTTTCAGGAGGATTTACACTGGCGCACGAGTGTGTGGAAGGACTGCAACCAGCTGTCGCTTCTTTCAACTACAGCTGATCAACACCATCGTTGTGGCAGAAGACACCGCTTTGACTGAGATTCTAAAGTCCAATTGCAAAATGCTTCCCGTATTTGTGGAAGCAACtgataaaatatgaacatgAGCTGCACACGCAGAGCTATAAATATGAGACAATTTATGAGTCATTTAAACTACTAAAGCAGCAGGGGGTATTAATTCAATTTGGAATTTAAGTGATACACAAAGTGGCTGTATATttaatggttcatttcatgacAAACATTTTAAGTGTTCTTGCTGCTACTTGTGCTCACttgaaagaagagaagaagtgGAAATGGTTGAAACTTGACTGGTAAAATGTCCCTGCTTGCTTTCTGTTTATACAAGCAGCCTTACTTGCTGTCTTCAAATGGAGGGTATCTCTCCGCCCTTGGAAGATCTGCTCAAAGTATTCCTGTTACCCAGCTTttgtttacagtacagtacatacctTTACAGTTACAACGATTTTAATTGTCGctgtttttcctcattatttGAAACACAGTATTTGCCCTTTTAATATGTGGACCTAGCAGAGTGGTTATCAAAACTTGTTCAATAGTGTTTTTAGAGAGCaaactttgcatttttatacaaatGCTCttccacattttaatcaaaaggCAAAGAGTTATGCGTTTAGATGCGTGACATCGGAACAAGTTCTCACATGGATTAAAATATTGCATCCAAATTGTGAGCACCTTATTCATTGCACAGAAGTGggttgagccccccccccccaaacagtcACCTTGAGTACCTGAAGTGTCATGATGTCAGACCATCAAAAGCAACAAAACCACTGGTTTCTCTCTTGTTGATCACCAACTTGCCTGGAAGTAAAGTGGTTCCAACATTCTGCTCCAGGTTAGAATTATGTTTAGATTGATCCATATGTGTTAAGATGACTTTTGACTATGAGAATATTTACATCCGTATCAGTTGTTAATCAGTGTCTCAGTAACCTGTGGTACATTGAATCACAAATTAActtttaataacatgtatttatataataataataatattttatttgtgaagtgCTTTTCCCATGCCCAAAGCGCTGCacagtacattaaaatgaacaatgcaGAACATGACAAAGCAAGGGCAAAGCAATGAATACAATATGTACCAGGAACCAGGAGAGAGAAACTACTACACACACAAGAGCATACTGTGTAAATCAAACAGTGTTATAGGCTTTCCTAAACAGGTAGGTTTTTAAGTGCGGTAAATTTTATAAGACGCACACGCATCATAACTTGAGGGGCTCAGTGTGACTACTGCATTTTATATCTGCTTTTAAGCCTAATATTTAACCCTGTTTACTCCAATGTCAGTTTTGAAGCGTATAATTTggaatttgtgttgtttttttttgtcagcactGCTTTCAGTTGACTTCTTTCTTCAAATCTGCTGGTGTTATTCAGGGTTGtgtggtgctgctgcaggggtGACTGGGTCTTGGCTTCAATTTTATGACTGtagttttataaatacattcttcatccttttcttttttttgttaaggtTAAGgttggaagaagaaaaatgcgGAAGAAGTCAAATATGAAGTTTTTAATGAGAATAATTTGAAGTGTGAAGCTGAATTAAGAATGCATGCTAATTATGAGAAGGAAAAGAAGCTGCCTCATGTAGTGTATTGGCAGTGTGAGGAATGGGGGAAGAGGAAAGAAGTAAGAAATTTGAAActgaagaaagaagaaaaggaatgTTTTTGAAGTTATGAAGTTAAGATGAAGTATTCGGGGATAAGATCACTGCGCTAAGTAATTACTAGTCTGTTTATATCCCAGTATGATTTCTCTGTGTAAACATGCATGCACTATTCTAATTAAAACACTCCTATACAGGGTTAGTCTTGTTTATGTTGAAATTAAATCAGTGAAATTGGTAGTTTTATAGTCTACACATGTTGGCTGTTTCTACAACAGACATTTTTCAGACCATCTTTAGATGGATTAttgtttatactgtacatgttgaTGTGATATTGATCCTACAGCACAGGCTTTTTGTATTAGCCTAAACTAAGCATTATGGGATATGTGGTTTTCAGTGATCTAAAGTGTAATTTGAAGACATGAGTCTAAAACCTGTATCTGTGATCCATGGGTGTTGAGCTGTATCTCGGTGTGGTTGGTCTAGGAGTCCCGCTCGGCTTCCAGGAGCGTGAGCCCTCAGGGGTCGGGCAAGTCGGCCAGTCGCTCCCCAGCCCAGTCCCCCGCCCTGTCCAAGGAGGGGTCCCGTCACTCCCACTCCAAGTCTCGGTCCCGCTCCAGGTCTAAGTCTAGGTAAGAATCGCTTCCATTAATTGATGCTAAATTTTGTGCACCCGGCTAGTTGTTTTGAAGGATTCGTTGCATGGTAAAGAATAAAAGAGTTAATGACTCTGATGTACTATTTGTGGGTGAGGATCAGAAAATTGTACCTGTTTAACTTTTGTCGACATGCAAAGATTTCCAGCTCAGGCTTGGGCTGGAAAAGTTGTTTCCTAAGTTGGTCACCGGGTTAGCTGGACCTGCTGTACTGCCAACGGGCTATGAAATCGCAGGCTTCAGAATGTGCTGCCAAAGTGGAACTGGCTGTTAATTGGTCACGTGGTTTAGGATTGTAGTAGAATCTTTGCCTGCCTTGGTTACAGAGGGTTGGGTTTGTAGCCGTGTCCTTGCGTGCCTCCTTCACAGAGGGTTGGAATTGTAGCCGGGTCCTTGCCTGCCTCGGTCACAGAACTTTGGGATTGTTGCCTGCCTCAGTCACAGAGCGTTGGGATTGTAGCCGGGTCCTTGCCTGCCCCGGTCACAGAAGTTTGGGATTGTAGCCGATTCTCTTCCTGCCTCGGTCACAGAAGTTTGGGATTGTAGCCGATTCTCTTCCTGCCTCGGTCACAGAAGTTTGGGATTGTAGCCGAGTCTCTTCCTGCCGCCCGCAGGTCGCGTTCCCACCGGAGCTCCCGCCGGCACTattcccgctcccgctcccgctcgcACCGCCGCCGCTCCCGGAGCCGCTCCTACAGCGGGGAATACCGGCGCCGACGCAGCCGCAGCCACACCCACTCGCCCATGTCCAACCGCCGCCGCCACATCGGCAACAGGGTAGGAGGCCTGGCCCTGTCCATTCAGCACAGGCGCATGAGGCGCGAATGGGGTTCAATCTGCACTACGTTTGGGTCGATGTCTCATGGGATTTGTACGCATTAcgcattttgtattttgcgCTATCTCTGCCATGCTTTCAATAGCGGGTCTCTGTTTTTGTACTGCTGATTGTGCTCTGGCTTGCATTTAAGTTAATTCTGCGTGATGTTGTGTTCAAATTTGACCAGTAGGTTTGACATGTGTGCACCCATCGCATGAAAATTGGTCTCCACCATCCTGCTTAAAGGTTGGTCACTAAAATGGCTTTCATCTGCCCCAGGGCACTCCTGTGAAAATTATACTGTGTTGTTGTGTAATTGGGTAAATCTATTCTAAATTTAAGGCATGTATTAAGATGGAGGACACTGATGTGACTGAGAAATTAGTGTCTTTATTTCCATGTACACCATTATCATGTTGGGA contains:
- the LOC135240655 gene encoding transformer-2 protein homolog beta-like; protein product: MYKTLRAFYSSQFVTSAGSMLHPCGRERSEEAVGERAVSLSYKFVVNNLNQEDMSDNEKDFVERESRSASRSVSPQGSGKSASRSPAQSPALSKEGSRHSHSKSRSRSRSKSRSRSHRSSRRHYSRSRSRSHRRRSRSRSYSGEYRRRRSRSHTHSPMSNRRRHIGNRANPDPNCCLGVFGLSLYTTERDLREVFSKYGPISDVSIVYDQQSRRSRGFAFVYFENREDSKEAKERANGMELDGRRIRVDFSITKRPHTPTPGIYMGRPTYGGGAGGPSVSRRYSRDYYDRGYDRGYDRYDDRDYYRSYRRRSPSPYYSRGAYRSRSRSRSYSPRHY